The segment CTGCACCAAGGTGACCGGGAAGTGGCTGTTTCCCCGCCACGAGCTCGATCTCTGGGTGCTATCAGGACTGGCGCGTCCGGCCGGCATGCTGACCGCGGAGCCGCCGCCGGTCGTCGGCGGCAGCCAGGACGAGCTTCTCGATTGGAGCCTGCGCGAATCCGGCTCCGGCCTCGGCTCGATGAGCGAGGGCAGCGTGCGCGGGCTCGAGCGCCTGCAACGCGACGAGGTGATGGCAGTCGCGGTGCACTTCCACAGTCTCGATGCCTCCGGCAATCTCGCCTCCGACGCCAGCGTCACGGCGCTGCGGGACGCGCCGGATCTGCATGATGCGGTGTTGGTGGCGTTCGTGCGGCGCGAGCAAGGGCTCGTGCTGCCGCCGGGCAATCCGAAGCGGCTGCGCGGCCTCTCCGACGTGCTCGCGCTCGGCGCCAGGATGGCGATGCGACAGCAGGGCACCGGCGCGCAGATGCTGCTCGACATGTTGCTCACGCGCGCGGGCGCCTCCGCGCGGGATCTGCGCCGCGTGGACCCGCCGGCCCTCACGGGGCCTGATCTCGCCGAGATCGTCCGCGCCGGACAAGCCGATTGCGGGGTCGCGACGCGCGCCGCGGCGCGCTCGGCCGGCCTCGATTTCGTGCCGCTGGTCTGGGAGAATTTTGACCTCGCGATGCGGCAGCGCAGTTATTTCCGCCCCGCCATGCAGGCCCTGATCCGGTTCCTCAGCGAACGGCGGCTGCGGCAGCGCGCCGAGGAGCTGACCGGCTACGATCCCTCGCCGGCAGGACAGATCCGCTTCGCAGCCTGACATTGACGCCCGCCCCCAAATAGTTGCAAAAGAAACCAATTCAGCCGGGCATACCCGGCGGGGCAACAGCGGCCAACGCGCCGGCTCAGGGGAGGACAAGCGTGAATCCAACAAGATTTGGACTGCCGGTCGCGGCCGCCTTCGTGGCGGCGTTGATGTCGGGCGCCGCGATGGCGCAGATTTCCGACGATGTGGTCAAGATCGGCGTGCTCACCGACATGAACGGCCCGGCCTCCGCGCCGACCGGCCAGGGCTCGGTCACGGCAGCGCAGATGGCGATCGACGATTTCGGCGGCACGGTGCTCGGCAAGCCGATCAGCATCGTGATCGGCGACCACCAATTGAAGGCAGACGTCGGCGGCGGCATCGCGCGGCGCTGGTACGACGTCGACCAGGTCGACCTTATCGTCGACGTGCCGGTCTCGGCCGTTGGCCTCGCGGTGCAGAACATCGCGAATGAGAAGAAGCGGCTGTTCATCACCCACTCCACCGGGACCGCCGACTTCCACGGAAAATTCTGCTCGCCCTACGCGATCCAGTGGGTGTTCGACACCCGCGCGCTCGCGGTCGGCACCGCGGATGCGGTGGTCAAGCGCGGCGGCGACAGCTGGTTCTTCATCACCGACGATTACGCCTTCGGTCACTCCCTCGAACGCGACGCCTCCAGCGTCGTGACCGCCAATGGCGGCAAGGTGCTGGGCTCGGTGAAGCCGCCGCTGGCAACGCCCGACCTGTCCTCCTTCCTGCTCCAGGCGCAGGCGTCAAAAGCCAAGATCATCGGCATTGCCGCTGGCCCACCGAACAACATGAACGAGATCAAGACCGCCGCCGAGTTCGGCGTGCTCAAGGGCGGCCAACAGATGGCGGCGCTGCTCGCGCTGATCACCGACATCCATGGCATCGGCCTGCACGCGGCACAGGGCCTGTTGCTGACGACGTCGTTCTACTGGGACATGGACGACAAGACCCGCGAATGGTCGAAGCGCTATTTCGCCAAGATGAACAAGATGCCGTCGATGTGGCAGGCCGGCGTCTATTCCAGCGTGATGCACTATCTCAACGCCATCAAGGAAGCCGGCACCGATGATCCGCTCAAGGTCGCGGCGAAGATGCGCGAGAAGCCGATCGAGGATTTCTT is part of the Bradyrhizobium commune genome and harbors:
- a CDS encoding helix-turn-helix transcriptional regulator; amino-acid sequence: MEFLTTSEAADYLRLGERKLYELVTNGAIPCTKVTGKWLFPRHELDLWVLSGLARPAGMLTAEPPPVVGGSQDELLDWSLRESGSGLGSMSEGSVRGLERLQRDEVMAVAVHFHSLDASGNLASDASVTALRDAPDLHDAVLVAFVRREQGLVLPPGNPKRLRGLSDVLALGARMAMRQQGTGAQMLLDMLLTRAGASARDLRRVDPPALTGPDLAEIVRAGQADCGVATRAAARSAGLDFVPLVWENFDLAMRQRSYFRPAMQALIRFLSERRLRQRAEELTGYDPSPAGQIRFAA
- a CDS encoding ABC transporter substrate-binding protein gives rise to the protein MNPTRFGLPVAAAFVAALMSGAAMAQISDDVVKIGVLTDMNGPASAPTGQGSVTAAQMAIDDFGGTVLGKPISIVIGDHQLKADVGGGIARRWYDVDQVDLIVDVPVSAVGLAVQNIANEKKRLFITHSTGTADFHGKFCSPYAIQWVFDTRALAVGTADAVVKRGGDSWFFITDDYAFGHSLERDASSVVTANGGKVLGSVKPPLATPDLSSFLLQAQASKAKIIGIAAGPPNNMNEIKTAAEFGVLKGGQQMAALLALITDIHGIGLHAAQGLLLTTSFYWDMDDKTREWSKRYFAKMNKMPSMWQAGVYSSVMHYLNAIKEAGTDDPLKVAAKMREKPIEDFFARNGRLREDNLMVHDLWLVQVKTPEESKYPWDYYKILTTISGEKAFGPPDPACTMVKK